The following proteins are encoded in a genomic region of Microbacterium sp. NC79:
- a CDS encoding glycosyltransferase yields the protein MNATPLVSVIMPLFNDEKTLASSLQSAVSQTLRDIEIICVDDASTDGTVRVIEEFVARDSRVRLVRHKRNGSAWQARRTGIHAANADYVLFLDGDDELAPDAALRTRAEAQATDADLVGFGVTVLDKDGRRGGSYEGRLQPRHRRLDGEAVLAGLFPIDMPAQGQLWRYLFRTTVLRDAYARLPQDLVLPRVNDLPLMFLVAAVADRYVSIDDKLYRYHFGRGGSGQNVDSIERAEFYASAIRSIDIARPAVEKLAESPRASSQLRAAYESARLSLVGYVGSQLLEKSESAVIASALQHLHTLVSATDLIRGMAKFYPGSLPKLKAHTPWQPLVGEPVRSIMLATSSLRTGGVTAVIASQARYLREAGYRVTVVARSQGTDRAAIPDSVTFRELTKNDLMGKLSEWAEICREQQIDVVIDHQVLYTQYWPEFALIAKAEGAATIGWLHNFVGRPIYDGTQQLTRIEEHSNTLAQLVVLSPLDVAYFKLRGVDHVAYVPNPPSSLLLNAVSVAKIPPTGTLNLVWWGRLEERTKQVSELIAVGTHLRDLGVDFQLNVIGPDWEDFTAKKFNALARGAGVGSRVRALGPRHGASLLREIDKAHAFVSTSIIEGYQLTIAEAQARGLPVFMYELPWLTLVQNNDGVIAVRQGDAGMLASKISNLLSNAAYYDALSRASLDAAQRATDYDFAALYVSVVTGCLPAHFSPQPTLDDARRLLELTVFFAERSKCGRRPRGARRVTTRFWSRVVPIGREVVRRIPALGPFAYRVKGWLKGR from the coding sequence GTGAACGCAACGCCTCTTGTGTCGGTGATCATGCCGCTCTTTAATGATGAAAAGACGCTTGCGTCGTCGTTACAAAGTGCGGTGTCGCAGACACTCCGTGACATCGAAATTATCTGTGTCGACGACGCCTCGACAGACGGCACCGTCCGCGTGATCGAAGAATTTGTGGCGCGCGATTCCCGCGTCCGTCTTGTGAGGCATAAACGTAATGGTTCAGCGTGGCAAGCCCGGCGTACCGGCATACACGCGGCCAATGCAGACTACGTTCTGTTCCTCGACGGCGATGATGAATTAGCACCAGATGCAGCTTTGCGCACGCGAGCCGAAGCTCAGGCCACCGACGCGGACCTCGTGGGATTTGGCGTAACGGTGCTTGACAAAGACGGCCGCCGTGGCGGTAGCTACGAAGGGCGACTCCAGCCTCGACACCGTCGTCTAGATGGTGAGGCTGTCCTCGCGGGGCTATTCCCAATCGATATGCCGGCCCAGGGCCAGCTGTGGAGATACCTGTTCCGCACAACTGTTTTACGCGACGCGTACGCCCGTCTTCCACAGGATCTCGTCCTGCCGCGGGTGAACGACTTGCCGCTCATGTTTCTGGTGGCCGCAGTTGCTGATCGATACGTGTCTATCGATGACAAGCTCTATCGCTATCATTTTGGGCGAGGCGGGAGCGGTCAAAACGTTGACAGCATCGAGCGTGCTGAGTTTTACGCCTCGGCCATTCGCTCGATTGACATCGCTCGTCCGGCTGTGGAAAAACTTGCCGAGTCGCCTCGTGCCTCGTCGCAGTTGCGTGCCGCTTACGAATCGGCGCGGCTGTCATTGGTCGGATATGTCGGCTCGCAGCTACTGGAGAAGAGCGAGTCCGCCGTCATCGCTTCTGCCCTTCAGCATCTGCACACACTGGTTTCAGCAACTGACCTGATTCGTGGCATGGCAAAGTTTTATCCTGGCTCTCTCCCCAAGTTGAAAGCCCACACTCCGTGGCAGCCATTAGTCGGTGAGCCGGTCCGGAGCATCATGCTGGCAACGTCATCGCTCCGTACCGGCGGCGTGACAGCGGTAATTGCCTCCCAGGCGCGTTACCTCCGTGAAGCTGGGTATCGAGTAACCGTGGTTGCGAGGAGCCAAGGTACTGACCGGGCTGCGATCCCAGATAGTGTGACGTTTCGCGAGCTGACCAAGAACGATTTGATGGGCAAACTCAGCGAGTGGGCGGAGATATGTCGGGAGCAGCAGATCGATGTCGTAATTGACCACCAGGTGCTTTACACACAATATTGGCCCGAGTTTGCCCTCATAGCCAAGGCCGAAGGGGCAGCGACGATCGGCTGGCTCCACAATTTTGTAGGTCGCCCTATCTACGATGGCACTCAGCAACTGACACGCATCGAAGAGCACAGCAACACACTGGCGCAGCTGGTGGTGCTGTCGCCCCTGGACGTAGCGTATTTCAAGCTTCGGGGCGTTGACCACGTAGCATATGTACCTAATCCGCCTTCGTCCCTCCTCCTTAACGCTGTTTCAGTAGCGAAGATACCCCCTACCGGCACCCTCAACCTCGTCTGGTGGGGTCGGCTTGAGGAGCGGACAAAACAAGTCTCGGAGCTCATCGCTGTTGGGACTCACCTCCGAGACTTGGGTGTCGATTTCCAGCTGAATGTCATCGGTCCCGATTGGGAGGATTTCACGGCCAAGAAATTCAACGCCCTTGCCCGTGGCGCGGGCGTGGGATCGCGGGTTCGTGCACTCGGGCCCCGACATGGTGCATCGCTCCTGCGAGAGATCGACAAAGCTCATGCTTTTGTTTCCACAAGCATCATTGAGGGCTACCAACTCACCATCGCGGAAGCTCAGGCGCGCGGCCTCCCAGTCTTCATGTACGAGCTTCCTTGGCTCACGCTCGTACAGAACAATGACGGGGTGATCGCTGTTCGTCAGGGCGACGCGGGTATGCTCGCCAGTAAAATCAGCAATCTTCTCAGTAACGCCGCCTACTATGATGCGTTGTCCAGAGCATCTCTGGATGCTGCCCAGCGCGCTACCGATTATGACTTTGCCGCTCTTTATGTGTCGGTCGTCACGGGCTGTTTGCCAGCACATTTTTCGCCCCAACCTACTCTGGATGACGCACGCCGACTCCTCGAACTTACGGTGTTCTTTGCGGAACGCAGCAAGTGCGGACGAAGGCCACGTGGCGCTCGACGTGTTACAACGCGGTTTTGGAGCCGGGTCGTTCCGATCGGGCGGGAAGTAGTCCGGCGGATACCGGCCCTTGGCCCGTTTGCATACCGCGTGAAAGGCTGGCTAAAGGGCCGATAG